In the genome of Sphingomonas alpina, the window AGGTCTTGCTGGACGGTGACCAGCCCCGGCAGGTAAGCCTTTTCATAGCCGGCCCGGGTGAAGAAATACGGGATCCGTGCGGAGAGCACCTGGTCGGGCGCGGCAAAGGCGAGCACATCACCCTGCGAGAGAATGTTTGCGGCCTCCCATGCCGGTCCGGCTGACGCTGCCTTTTGGCGCAGCACGGCATAAGCGCGATCCGCGAGCGACAGCGTCTGCACCGCGGCGCGCGCGCTTGCCACGAGCTGAGCGTCGAGCGGCGGCTGACGATTGGGCCAGACGCTCGCCATGTCGCGATCTTCGAGCAATGCGCTGAGATGACGTGCGAGCGCGCTACGCTCGGCTTGGCTGTCGGCCCCAGGATACAGTTCGTTCGCCCAGTCGCCGGTCACCCAGGCCTGCACCGACTTGGCGTCCATCGGGCCCTTTTGCCCGAGCATCAGATACACTTTGAGCGGCTCGTAAAGCTGCATCGGATCGCGGCCTTGCGCCTTCATTACCGTCTCGAGCCGTAGCAGCAAACGCGGCAGCATCACCCGGCGCAGAGCGTCGCGATAGGTTTCCAGCGCTTCCTGGCTCAGGCTGCGCTGATACAGACCGAAGGTCATCGCCAGCGGCGGTCCGCCGGCCCCGCGCTGCGCATAACCGCGCGGCAGGTTGCGCAATGTGTCGAGCGCCGGGATCGCCGCACGCAGGTCGGCATCGTCCTCGCGGACCTGGGCGAGATCGACGCCCGCCTCGCGGAACTGTTTTTCCGCCACAACGGTCTGACGTGCGAGTTCCGCCTGAAACGCGCGATTGCGGGCAAAGCTGACGCCCCATGCGGTCGCGACCAGCGCCACTGCTACACCGATCGCAGCCAATGCGCCGATCAGCTGTCCGCGCCGGCGAACCTTTGCCTTGGTGTCGGCAGTGACCAGCCCGGCTTCGGGAAACATCACCTCCGTCAGCAGGCGATTGAGGAAATAGGCGCGTCCAGAACCGCTGGACGGAGTCGCCTCCATTGGCTGGTCGTACACCTCTGCCATGCCCGCCAGGATGCGATCGAGCGGCGCACCTTCCTGCAGGCCGCTGGTCAGATAGAATCCGCGCAGCTGCCCGGCGGCTTCCTCGCCCGAGACAAAGGCACCGTCGAGAAACCGCATGAGCCGCGCGCGCAGCGATCGGAGCTGCGACGGAAAACCGATCATCATGCCGCGGCGGCGCTGATCGACTTCCTCGAACACGCGGCGCGCTTGCCGGTCGGCGATCGCCTGCGTCATCGTGTCGAACGCCTGCGCCAGCGTTGCGGACGCAGGCCTGCCATTGGCGAATGTCGCGGTCGATCCGAACACCGCGCGCCGTCCTTCGACATCCAGGTCTTCGAAATATTCGGTGAAGCCGGCGATCAGGTCGGCCTTGGTGAGCAGGAGATAGACCGGCACCGCGACTTCGAGCGTTCGCCGCATCTCGACCAGCCGGCGGCGTACGGCCCGTGCATGCGCATCGATTGCGGCACAATCGCTACGGATCAACTCGTCGATGCCGATCGCGACGATCACGCCGTTTACGGGATGTGCGGGCCGGTTGCGCTTCAGCAGCGACAGGAACGCGCTCCACCCGGCGGCATCGACCGTCGCGTCCGAATCCTGTGTCGTGTAGCGGCCTGCTGTGTCGACCAGCACCGCCTCGTCGGCGAACCAGAAATCGAGATTGCGTGTGCCCCCGACCCCTTTCACCGCTTGCTCGACGAACGGGAACCTCAGCCCGGAATGGAGCAGGGCCGTGGTCTTGCCAGCTCCCGGCGGCCCGATGATCACATACCAGGGCCGGCTGTAGAGATAATCGCGCTGACGGCCGCTGCTCGCGCGCAATTTGGCGAGCGCCTCGCTCATGCGCTTGCCGAGCAGCTTGCCCTCTTCCTCTGCGGCGTTCGGCCCGGCCAGTTCGGCGGCGATCGCGTCTGCCGCCTTGAGCGTGCGTCGGCGCCGCAGGAACCACCACAACAGCCATCCCAGCGCAACCAGCACGGCACAGGCGATGCGCACCGACAATGGCCGGAAGAATGCGACGAACAGCGGCAGCCCGAACGCCAGCAATGCCGCCAGGATCAGCGCGGCGACGATCGTGACGGCATACCAGTTGCCGAACCAGTTACGGAAAAACCTGCGCATCGGATCAATACCGCCGCGGCACGATGATTTCGACACGCCGGTTCAGGGATTTGCCGTCGGCCGTGCTGTTCGGGGCGATCGGCACCGTCTCGCCCAATCCCTTGGTCGTGACTCGCGACGGATCGGTCAGGTCGCTCCGGATCAGCGCGCCGACCGTCTCGGCCCGCGCTTCGGACAGCGCCATATTGTCGGGGAATTGCACCGTCGATACCTTGTCGTTGTCGGCATGGCCTTCGATCGTCACGCTGCCACGTTCTTCCTCTACCGCGCGTCCGATGCGGTGGAACAGGGTTTCGCGACCGGGTTCGAGCGCGTCGGAGCCGGATTTGAACAGCTGCCCGACCGTCGTCCTCACCCGCACGGTCTGCGCGTCCTCCTCGACCTTGACCAGGCCTTCGCGGATTTCCGGTGCCAGGAAACGCTTGAGCGCGGTCGCCTGCGCACTGTCGGCGGCGGCCATTGCCGCAGCGGGACGGGACAAGGTCAGGCGTGCATCCGGGGTCAATGCCGCCAGCCGGTCGGACGGCGATTCACCGCTCGACATCAGCATCAGGCGCAGGATGATGTAGAGCAGCAGCAGCAGAGCCGCGGCGCCGGCCGCGGCCAGCGCCAATATGCTCCAGCCGATCCGCGCCGCGGGCGCCTTCTCGCCGCGCCAGTCCGGTACCAGCTCGACCTGCGACAGCGAACGGACATGCGGCAGTGCGCCTTGCAGCCGGGTCATGATCTCGTGCAGCCGTCGTCGCCCGTCCGGCATCACCCGGAACCGTCCTTCGAACCCTGCGGCAAGGCAGGCATGGTACAGCTCGACCAGGTCGAGATTGTCATGCGGCACGCGCAGCATGTCATCGACCAGCTGCCAGAAGCGGTCGCCGCCGATATTTTCCTGGAAAAAGGTCACGACCATCGACCGCCGCGCCCATTCCGCACCGTCGATGCCGATGCCCGGCAGGTTCTGCGCGATATCGTCAACCGTCGCACAGACGGCATATTTGGCCCGCTGCCGCTGCTCTTCGGAATAATGCGGCTGAATCGCGCGCTCGAACCGGGCGACCGCCTGCGTGCATTGCCGGTGAAGGTCGGGCATCGCCATCCGCACCCGTCCGCTGCGCACGCTTGCGATCAGGGCAAGTACCGGCTCGGCCTCGGCCAGCATGATGTTGCGGATGGTTTGTGCCGTCGCCGGCAACGGCACATCGTCCTCGGCAAGCCGCGAGGGGGCGAGCGGCGATCCGGCCGGGACCGCGCTTGACCGCGACAGTGGCGGCGGCGCGCCATATCCGCCATCGGGTTGCGGCGGAGCGGGGGGAAGGCGGGGGGCGCGGCGCCGGCGGGTTGCCCGGGTCCATCGCCACGCTTCAGATTCTGCAGCGGAGACGGCCGGAATACGGTCTTGTCTCCATCGTCGCCGCTCATCTCGTCGTCTTCTTTACGCACCACAATTCGAGCTTGAGCTGTGGCCAGTCACCCGCGACATGCAGGCCCAGTGCTGTGGCGGTGGCGAATTCCTGCCAGTCGGGCACGCCGCGATCGAGCTCGAAATAGACGAATCCGGGCAGGATGCGCAGCTGCGGCGGCGGGGTCGGGGTATGGCGCAGCGGAACGCCGGGCAGCGCCGAATCGACGATCTGCCGCATCTTCTGGACCGGCCCGATCTTGGCGACCGACGGAAACAATCCGCGGATTTCCTCTACCGGCGCGGCAGCAGCGACCGCGAGGTAGAAATAGCCGGTCTTGTAGAGCTGATGATCGGTGATCTTCGACACATAGGCGCCGGGACCCGCCAGCTCGAGCGGCAGCTGCAGGGCCGAGCGCTCGAACACAGCCGACAGCATCGACTGGAGCAGGTCGAACACCGGCTCGAAGCAGATTTGCGGATTTTCATGATCGTAGCGCGGCAGGGGCGGAGCCCGGCGCTCGGGCCGGATCAGCGTCGCCAGCTCACCCGCCATCGAAGTCAGCGCCTCGTACAATCGTTCGGGATGGACGGTCGGCAGGAACTGGAGATGTTCCAGCACCGGGATCCAGCGATTCAGCGCCTGCAGCAGCAGGAAGCTGGCAAAGGTATCCGATCCGCCATCGGTCGCCTCGACCGCGCGGATCGCCAATTCTCCGCTGCGTTGCTGCGCGCGACCGACGATATCCGCCAGGCCGCCGCCAAGCCGCGTCGCCGCCGCAATGTCGAGGGTTGGCGGAATATAGCGGTCGTCGAACATCAGCCCCTTGTTCTGGACCTCGCGAATGCGGGCCAGCCCAAGCGATACGCGGCCATAAGTCTGATCGCGGGTGATGCCATAGCGCAGATTCGGCCGGCCCAGGCCGATCGGCTCGCTGGTCCGGTCCTCCGAATAGGCGTCGGCGATCTCGGCTTCCGTCACCAGATAACGGGCATCCTGCGACCGGGTCTCGGTATCGCGGAACTGGACGCTGCCCAGCTGGCTTGCCGGCAAGGTGAGCGAGACGAGCGCATCGCGCGCGTCACCCGGGACATCCAGCGGTTCGGGCGGCGGAATATCGTCGGGAATGGCGAATGGGGTACCGTCGGGAAGCACGCCGGACGCGCGCTGGATGGCAAATTTGCCGATCGTCGCCAGATCTTCGTCGATCACCAGCTCGGTCAGGCCCCATGGCCAGGGCCGAATCGTATCGACCCGGGCACGGAGCTGCGCTTCGGTAAAACGGTCCTGAGCCTGAAAATGCTGCGGACGGAGGAACATGCCCTCGTGCCAGGCGACCCGGTTTTTTCCAGTCAATCGTCTTCCCCAGCGCAACTGGCGTTCGTGCGCTGAATCGCCCACGTACGCACGATCGGTTATTGCCGCAGAGCCAAGGCTGGGCAATAGCTTAATCGGTGACGGGAAGGGTTCTGTGAGCGAAACCGACGATCACGAGCCGTCACACGACCCGCGGTCCTGGAGTGCTGCGCCGGGGAAACGATCGCGCGGTGCGGACGCCGAATCGCCATCCTTCGATCCGCGTACCTGGATTGCGGCTCCCGCCGCCCCGTCCTCGGCAGCGCCGGCGTCATCCAGGACGGCGCGATCGGCCGTGCCGCCGGTTCGCGCTGTCCCTTCAGGTGGAGCCGGTGGGATGCGGTGGTACGCGGCGCCTGGATCGAGCGCTGCGATCCTGCTGCTGGGCGCGATCGCCGCCTGGTCGGCGCGCCCCGCCGGCCCCCAGCCGGCCGCCACGATATCCGCGCCGGGTCCGGGACCAATGGCTGCGCCGGACGGCAAGAGCAGTACGATCGTCGTGCCGGGCATTGTGGATCTGGCGCCGAACCTGCTTGCCGCCGGCTTCGCACGCGCTGATGCCGACGCCGTGGCGCGACGGACGGCGGCGGCGCTGGGTGTCAAATCGGGTGAAATAAGGGTTTCGTTCGACTATCGGACAACGCCAGACGGGCTTCATCTCGAGCAGCTGACGGCAACCAGGTCGGATGGCACCGGCATAACGCTGACCGCACGGAGCGATGGCAGCCTGGCAGAAACGCGGCAGGTAGCCCAGCTGTCGCGCAAGCTGCGCATCGTGCGCGGCGAACTCGACGCACAGAGCTTCTACAGCTCGGCGGTGGCGGCCGGCGTCAGCGACGCAATCGTCAGCGACTTTGCCAATGCTTTCCAGTTCGATTTCGATCTGCAGCGCGAAGTGGCGCCCGGCGACATCATCGAGGCCGGCTTCGAGCAGGGCTATAACAGCGCGGGCGAGGAAGTGGGCGCGCCGGTGCTGGTCTATGCCTCGCTGTCCACCGCCGCCAAGTCGCGCGCCCTGTACCGCTTCCGTGCGCCGGGCGAGGCGCAGGCGGAATGGTTCGACAGCAATGGCCGCAGCACCCGGCGCGCCCTGATGCGCACGCCGGTGGAGGCGGCGCGGATCAGCTCGGGCTTCGGCATGCGCGATCATCCGATCCTGGGATATGCCAAGATGCATCGCGGCACCGATTTCGCGGCGCCGACCGGCACGCCGATCTATGCCTCCGGCGATGCCACCGTCGTGTTTGCCGGGCCCAAGGGGGCGAACGGCAATTTCGTGAAGCTGCACCATGATAATGGCTGGGAAACATTATACCTGCACATGAACCGCATCCTGGCGGGGGTGGCGCCGGGCATGCGCGTCGTGCAGGGCCAGCAGATCGGCGAAGTCGGCACGACCGGCCGCTCCACCGGCCCGCATCTGCATTACGAGGTGCATATCGACGGCCAGCCGGTGAATCCGCTGTCGATCGATACCGGCACCGGACGCACGCTCTCCGGCAAGGCGCTGGCGGCTTTCCGCAGCGTGCGCAACGCCATCGACACGCAGCGCGCCGCTGCCGAATAGTCGGGCCGACGGCCCGGCCATTCGACGCTGGATTTTTACGCCAACAACAGGGGATTCGGCACGTCGGGTGGCCCAGCTATAAATTTCATGGATAGCAGAATGGGGTCTCCCATCGATATCGCTTATACCAGGAATTGATGTAGTACCAAGTAACACATTGTAATACTTGATGATCATGAGATTTATCGCGATCGACGGCCGGTTACGCCCGCTCGCGCGGAAATACGACACAAGGGGTGTCCCATATCTCTCGCCGCGCCCCCGCAGCCCTGTCGCCCGATATCGATTAGCCGACGTCATGCGCATCCGGATTTTGTACCGCCATGAGCTGGCGCAACGGACTGTCCTCCAGCCAGTTCATGATTTCGCCAAAGGTCTCGCGCCGCTCATCCTGGCCGAGCTTGAAGATCGCGCGTGCCGAGCGGACGGTGGCGCGGAAGGCGACGACATGGCGCGCGAGCTTTTCGTAGCGCGCGCCCATCTCGGCCTGCGTCCAGGGCGGGTCGCGTCCTTCCTCCATCGTCGCGATCAGTCGCACCAGCGCATCGTCATTCGCTTCGGGCACCAGCATGATCTCGGTTTCGAACTGCAGCGTCGCATAATTCCAGGTCGGCGCCCAGTCACGGTTGGAGAGGCCCTCGGGCGAGATATATCCCTGCGGTCCCTGAAACAGGATCAGCGCGCGAGGGTCTTGTTTCAGGCTGCGCAGCTGCGGATTGGCGCGCGCGAAATGGCCAAGCAGCGAAACGATATGTCCGTCCGTGTCGGTTTCCGCGAGCAGCGGCAGGGAGGTTGCGGTAGGCGAGCCGCTCCAGCCCGAAACGACAAAGGCAAGTGGGTGGTCGCGGATGAGTTGCGCGATGTCCTGGGGATGGAGAGGTTGATATCGGCCTGCCACGCTCTTTTGTGCCGCACCCGACGCTTTCGCTCTTGTCGAACAGGATCCGGTTCTTTGCAAATGACGCTCGGCAGCTGGGCAGGCGTCACCCGGCCTTGCGCCCGCAAAGAGTGATCAATGGCTCCGCAGCGCCTCGCGCGCGCCCTTGATCCGCATCCGCAACCCGTCCTGGGCGGTGCGGCGCATCTGGATCGGGGACATGCCGAAAGTGAATTTGAAGGCGCGGGTGAAGCTTGCCGGATGCTCATAGCCCGTCTCGAGCGTGATCTCGATCATCGATGCTTGTGAATCGCAGACCAGATCGAGCGCGAGTTCCATGCGCAATTTGTCGCGCACCCGGCCGACGGTATCGCCGTAAACGAGACGGAAGCCATGCTGCAGCCGTTGCCGTGTAAGCCCGACGGTCTCGGCAATTTCCCGGACATTGGGCGGTCGATCCAGGGTCTTGCGCAGCAAACGCCAGGCGGCCTTGATCTTCTCATGATCCGCCGCGGAGAAGCCGATATCGCCCTGTGCGTTTGTCTCTTCACGATCGGAGAGTGCAGTGAGAATGTGACAAGCGAATTCGCGCGCTTTGGCGGAGAGAAATGCGCGCCGTAGCCCGTTCTGGAACGGCTGCTCGAGGACCT includes:
- the tssM gene encoding type VI secretion system membrane subunit TssM, with amino-acid sequence MRRFFRNWFGNWYAVTIVAALILAALLAFGLPLFVAFFRPLSVRIACAVLVALGWLLWWFLRRRRTLKAADAIAAELAGPNAAEEEGKLLGKRMSEALAKLRASSGRQRDYLYSRPWYVIIGPPGAGKTTALLHSGLRFPFVEQAVKGVGGTRNLDFWFADEAVLVDTAGRYTTQDSDATVDAAGWSAFLSLLKRNRPAHPVNGVIVAIGIDELIRSDCAAIDAHARAVRRRLVEMRRTLEVAVPVYLLLTKADLIAGFTEYFEDLDVEGRRAVFGSTATFANGRPASATLAQAFDTMTQAIADRQARRVFEEVDQRRRGMMIGFPSQLRSLRARLMRFLDGAFVSGEEAAGQLRGFYLTSGLQEGAPLDRILAGMAEVYDQPMEATPSSGSGRAYFLNRLLTEVMFPEAGLVTADTKAKVRRRGQLIGALAAIGVAVALVATAWGVSFARNRAFQAELARQTVVAEKQFREAGVDLAQVREDDADLRAAIPALDTLRNLPRGYAQRGAGGPPLAMTFGLYQRSLSQEALETYRDALRRVMLPRLLLRLETVMKAQGRDPMQLYEPLKVYLMLGQKGPMDAKSVQAWVTGDWANELYPGADSQAERSALARHLSALLEDRDMASVWPNRQPPLDAQLVASARAAVQTLSLADRAYAVLRQKAASAGPAWEAANILSQGDVLAFAAPDQVLSARIPYFFTRAGYEKAYLPGLVTVQQDLKRDLWVVGGADEAGVGAELSNVRPGVAGLYAKDYIAAWEGLITLMRPGAYFSDPAAFGAFTKSPSPMKRVLLELRKNTTFTGGTQAGLARAARYGLNRSRIGRIGQQMNQDRARGIDAGDEISGYFANLQEYVGDGRGSAPIDEFVGAVKSAGQAVMAARSIGGGGGADTTQAQMAAAIASVKAAAASAPPQMQPFVTQAAGGGSAAQVSAAGGAITDAYTQTVLPACREVAQERYPFFGAAPQDAAMVDVLRVFGMGGVIDSFTQSRLKPLIDTEGAIWRWRDGNAVTAALNPSTPEAFARAGELRDLLVGGLPIKVSVASFGTGVDTVEVTSGGTRYRFKAASNQPHPLLWSASGGLPEASVVLYSAAKAATAAPGKPAAAPADPDAQSGTELGRFAAEGPWALFRVMDMAEKQNAGARAIRASFGQGALRTTLAITLPGDRNPFSRAGIWSFRCPASL
- the icmH gene encoding type IVB secretion system protein IcmH/DotU; the encoded protein is MPLPATAQTIRNIMLAEAEPVLALIASVRSGRVRMAMPDLHRQCTQAVARFERAIQPHYSEEQRQRAKYAVCATVDDIAQNLPGIGIDGAEWARRSMVVTFFQENIGGDRFWQLVDDMLRVPHDNLDLVELYHACLAAGFEGRFRVMPDGRRRLHEIMTRLQGALPHVRSLSQVELVPDWRGEKAPAARIGWSILALAAAGAAALLLLLYIILRLMLMSSGESPSDRLAALTPDARLTLSRPAAAMAAADSAQATALKRFLAPEIREGLVKVEEDAQTVRVRTTVGQLFKSGSDALEPGRETLFHRIGRAVEEERGSVTIEGHADNDKVSTVQFPDNMALSEARAETVGALIRSDLTDPSRVTTKGLGETVPIAPNSTADGKSLNRRVEIIVPRRY
- the tssK gene encoding type VI secretion system baseplate subunit TssK translates to MFLRPQHFQAQDRFTEAQLRARVDTIRPWPWGLTELVIDEDLATIGKFAIQRASGVLPDGTPFAIPDDIPPPEPLDVPGDARDALVSLTLPASQLGSVQFRDTETRSQDARYLVTEAEIADAYSEDRTSEPIGLGRPNLRYGITRDQTYGRVSLGLARIREVQNKGLMFDDRYIPPTLDIAAATRLGGGLADIVGRAQQRSGELAIRAVEATDGGSDTFASFLLLQALNRWIPVLEHLQFLPTVHPERLYEALTSMAGELATLIRPERRAPPLPRYDHENPQICFEPVFDLLQSMLSAVFERSALQLPLELAGPGAYVSKITDHQLYKTGYFYLAVAAAAPVEEIRGLFPSVAKIGPVQKMRQIVDSALPGVPLRHTPTPPPQLRILPGFVYFELDRGVPDWQEFATATALGLHVAGDWPQLKLELWCVKKTTR
- a CDS encoding M23 family metallopeptidase; this translates as MAAPDGKSSTIVVPGIVDLAPNLLAAGFARADADAVARRTAAALGVKSGEIRVSFDYRTTPDGLHLEQLTATRSDGTGITLTARSDGSLAETRQVAQLSRKLRIVRGELDAQSFYSSAVAAGVSDAIVSDFANAFQFDFDLQREVAPGDIIEAGFEQGYNSAGEEVGAPVLVYASLSTAAKSRALYRFRAPGEAQAEWFDSNGRSTRRALMRTPVEAARISSGFGMRDHPILGYAKMHRGTDFAAPTGTPIYASGDATVVFAGPKGANGNFVKLHHDNGWETLYLHMNRILAGVAPGMRVVQGQQIGEVGTTGRSTGPHLHYEVHIDGQPVNPLSIDTGTGRTLSGKALAAFRSVRNAIDTQRAAAE
- a CDS encoding FMN-binding negative transcriptional regulator, giving the protein MAGRYQPLHPQDIAQLIRDHPLAFVVSGWSGSPTATSLPLLAETDTDGHIVSLLGHFARANPQLRSLKQDPRALILFQGPQGYISPEGLSNRDWAPTWNYATLQFETEIMLVPEANDDALVRLIATMEEGRDPPWTQAEMGARYEKLARHVVAFRATVRSARAIFKLGQDERRETFGEIMNWLEDSPLRQLMAVQNPDAHDVG